From the Roseateles sp. XES5 genome, one window contains:
- a CDS encoding transglycosylase SLT domain-containing protein produces the protein MRATRRKTLLASLAVSLCALAASISDASAAVGSCEREILAAAAKYDIPAGILYSVGLTETGRKGSLQPYALNIEGKAYFGANREEALQTFEAARARGAKLIDLGCMQINHHFHGEAFASPAEMFDPRKNVEYAAAFLARLHARHETWTMAVARYHAGPNNDPAQKRYVCRVIANLVATGYGSWTPNAKQFCQ, from the coding sequence ATGAGGGCAACACGTCGGAAAACGCTTCTGGCCTCGCTGGCGGTCAGTCTGTGCGCTCTGGCGGCGTCTATCTCTGACGCCTCGGCCGCCGTTGGAAGCTGCGAACGGGAAATTCTCGCCGCCGCCGCCAAATACGATATCCCGGCCGGCATTCTCTATTCCGTCGGTCTCACCGAGACCGGCCGGAAGGGATCGCTGCAGCCCTATGCGCTGAACATCGAAGGCAAGGCCTATTTCGGCGCAAACCGGGAGGAAGCCCTGCAGACCTTCGAGGCTGCCCGCGCACGCGGCGCCAAGCTGATCGACCTCGGCTGCATGCAGATCAACCACCACTTCCACGGCGAGGCCTTCGCGTCACCCGCCGAGATGTTCGACCCGCGCAAGAACGTCGAGTACGCGGCGGCGTTCCTGGCGCGTCTTCATGCCCGGCACGAGACCTGGACCATGGCCGTCGCGCGCTATCACGCGGGCCCCAACAACGACCCGGCGCAGAAAAGATACGTCTGCCGGGTGATCGCGAACCTGGTGGCGACGGGCTATGGAAGCTGGACGCCGAACGCGAAACAGTTCTGCCAATGA
- a CDS encoding flagellar hook-length control protein FliK: MSTIASGVLGLVQGQAPAKGKAGHGMAAGTSEKGDFATTIANLHAKDGDGGRKGARHSISGTAHAEPETSQATDGRTKAAVRDMPALAEALRAAADAVKDEKALVGGKAPFGEKTAVLADAAERLGRKAHAEGRDGTQAATKVGKPEKDEADDAEGANTGKTAAGETDVGNLLELLAAPVAASAAATSQAGAVAAAALQGMVQDVKAQPGGKAVLRTEGNGARTDGQTGKADAAQTSHGDAVEAGDLPQSETDQLFRLIRADGKGRDLDISISGTGERATFRDANPTGPKGEAVTVVDARRYIGLAQAGNGAAVTTAITQDPEWAASLSATGGLTHADAAATGKVVNTLKIQMHPIELGLVTATLRLQGDDLVVSLQVETGEAYRQLTDDQDAIVRALRGQGFAVDQVSVQLAPTDRSSGSQQGDGQGQQAQQQFSSPQQQAREGGNGSGRGNGEGAGSFGREGRSHEGNTSENASGLAGGQSVRSGGVYL, from the coding sequence TTGAGCACCATCGCGAGCGGAGTTTTGGGTCTGGTGCAGGGCCAGGCGCCGGCCAAGGGCAAGGCCGGGCACGGCATGGCCGCCGGCACGTCCGAAAAGGGAGATTTCGCGACCACGATCGCCAATCTCCACGCCAAGGATGGGGACGGCGGCCGCAAGGGTGCGCGCCATTCGATCTCAGGCACGGCGCATGCCGAACCCGAAACCAGCCAGGCGACCGACGGCCGGACGAAAGCCGCCGTTCGTGACATGCCCGCGCTCGCCGAAGCGCTGCGCGCCGCTGCCGACGCCGTCAAGGACGAGAAGGCTCTCGTCGGCGGGAAGGCTCCGTTCGGCGAAAAGACAGCCGTGCTTGCCGATGCAGCCGAGCGCTTGGGCCGCAAGGCCCATGCGGAAGGCCGCGATGGCACCCAGGCTGCCACAAAGGTCGGCAAGCCGGAAAAGGACGAGGCTGACGACGCTGAAGGCGCCAACACGGGCAAGACGGCGGCAGGCGAAACCGATGTCGGCAATCTCCTCGAGCTGCTGGCGGCTCCTGTCGCCGCATCGGCCGCCGCGACCTCTCAGGCAGGCGCTGTGGCTGCCGCCGCGCTGCAGGGCATGGTGCAGGATGTGAAGGCGCAGCCGGGCGGCAAGGCCGTCCTGCGGACTGAGGGCAATGGCGCCAGGACGGACGGACAGACGGGCAAGGCCGATGCGGCACAGACATCGCATGGCGATGCCGTGGAGGCCGGCGACCTGCCGCAGTCGGAGACCGACCAGCTCTTCCGCCTGATCCGGGCGGACGGCAAGGGCCGCGATCTCGATATCAGCATTTCCGGTACCGGCGAGCGCGCGACCTTCCGCGATGCCAATCCGACCGGACCCAAGGGCGAGGCGGTGACGGTGGTGGATGCACGCCGTTACATCGGCCTCGCGCAGGCCGGCAACGGCGCCGCCGTGACGACCGCGATCACGCAGGACCCGGAATGGGCCGCCTCGCTCAGCGCCACCGGTGGCCTGACCCATGCGGACGCCGCGGCGACCGGCAAGGTGGTCAATACGTTGAAGATCCAGATGCACCCGATCGAGCTCGGCCTCGTGACGGCGACGCTGCGCCTGCAGGGCGACGACCTCGTCGTCTCGCTGCAGGTGGAGACGGGCGAGGCCTATCGCCAGCTCACGGACGATCAGGACGCGATCGTCCGGGCGCTGCGCGGGCAGGGCTTTGCCGTCGATCAGGTCAGCGTGCAGCTCGCACCGACCGACCGGAGCTCGGGAAGCCAGCAGGGCGACGGGCAGGGCCAGCAGGCCCAGCAGCAGTTCTCCAGCCCGCAGCAGCAGGCCCGCGAGGGTGGCAATGGCAGCGGGCGTGGCAATGGTGAGGGCGCAGGCTCGTTTGGACGCGAAGGAAGGTCTCATGAGGGCAACACGTCGGAAAACGCTTCTGGCCTCGCTGGCGGTCAGTCTGTGCGCTCTGGCGGCGTCTATCTCTGA
- the motC gene encoding chemotaxis protein MotC — protein sequence MGFFRRLLLTGTVFCAALAGAASARAESMDDLAPYKMIRSLQFVQDTVVLGDHSAMEMQRFLLSTIDERLRTADSAIFDDPRNVDAALVYAMSGGNPETLELLIKKDIAGHFDSRLTDALRGYLGGRGTQSVKSLAEIFPEYKRSKVGPYLALVSANSVIRKDPKLALSYFDWARLVAPGTIVEEAALRRSIYIASESGWIDKSMTYANRYARRYLRSPYASQFADLFVKLAVDHFGSVKEEDILEILSFMDVPRQREVYLRMARLAAISGKNKLAVLAAERAQMLAGEGESLPKALADLYSGLASVPSSDVAAAMDTIIAIPDDQLSPKDRALKAAARAVAEEVLRTPQASAAQQTTDKVDKPVEAENASYEGLNEAEMADRAMDPQAGGEEMPVAAAEPEQDKKEQQEPQEKAGIDPAFDTFVSSGRSKLDEIDALLKGEGS from the coding sequence ATGATCCGCTCGCTGCAGTTCGTGCAGGATACGGTGGTGCTGGGCGACCATTCCGCGATGGAGATGCAACGCTTCCTGCTGTCCACCATCGACGAGCGGCTGCGCACGGCCGATTCCGCGATCTTCGACGATCCGCGCAATGTGGATGCTGCGCTGGTCTATGCCATGAGCGGTGGCAATCCCGAGACGCTGGAACTGCTCATCAAGAAGGATATTGCCGGCCATTTCGATTCCCGCCTCACGGATGCCCTGCGCGGGTATCTCGGCGGACGCGGCACCCAGAGCGTGAAGTCGCTGGCGGAAATCTTCCCGGAATACAAGCGCTCGAAGGTCGGCCCCTATCTGGCGCTGGTCTCTGCCAATTCCGTCATCCGCAAGGACCCCAAGCTGGCGCTCAGCTATTTCGACTGGGCGCGCCTCGTCGCGCCGGGCACGATCGTCGAGGAGGCGGCGCTGCGCCGCTCCATCTATATCGCCAGCGAATCCGGCTGGATCGACAAGAGCATGACCTATGCGAACCGCTATGCGCGACGCTACCTTCGCTCGCCCTATGCCAGCCAGTTCGCCGACCTTTTCGTCAAGCTCGCCGTCGATCACTTCGGCTCCGTCAAGGAAGAGGATATCCTGGAAATCCTCTCCTTCATGGATGTGCCCCGCCAGCGCGAGGTCTATCTGCGCATGGCGCGGCTCGCGGCGATCTCGGGCAAGAACAAGCTCGCCGTGCTCGCGGCCGAGCGGGCGCAGATGCTGGCCGGCGAGGGCGAAAGCCTGCCGAAGGCGCTGGCCGATCTCTATTCCGGTCTTGCCTCCGTGCCGTCGAGCGATGTCGCGGCGGCGATGGATACGATCATCGCCATTCCGGACGACCAGCTTTCGCCCAAGGACCGGGCGCTGAAGGCGGCCGCCCGGGCAGTGGCGGAAGAGGTGCTGCGTACGCCGCAGGCCTCCGCCGCGCAACAGACGACGGACAAGGTCGACAAGCCGGTGGAGGCGGAAAACGCCTCCTATGAAGGGCTGAACGAAGCCGAGATGGCGGACCGGGCGATGGACCCGCAGGCGGGCGGCGAGGAAATGCCGGTCGCTGCCGCCGAACCGGAACAGGATAAGAAAGAACAGCAGGAGCCGCAGGAAAAGGCGGGCATCGACCCGGCCTTCGACACCTTCGTGTCGAGTGGCCGGTCCAAGCTCGACGAGATCGACGCGCTCTTGAAAGGAGAAGGCAGTTGA
- the flgK gene encoding flagellar hook-associated protein FlgK: MSLSAAMKTAQSSFSNVGLQSAVASKNIANASNPAYARRAAILATASSGATVVETQRAQNEALLKQNLLSISKAAGQDTLLAGLSQMKMMLGGEDYELAPSTYLAKLRDNLQTFADKPNEVSLAETVVSDAVDVANSLNSTSLALQKMRAEADADINTAVVELNRLLGEFRTYNDKVKQSTAAGAVDNDALDQRDKLLTEISGIIGVTTVTRTNNDLALYTSDGTVLFETVQRSVTFAPTTTYTATVDGNQILIDGVPVQAGAGGNTSARGSLPALLQLRDHTAPTFQSQLDEMSRSLINMFSENVGGTRLDGLFVRNGVAVGDDLTVDALVPGLSTVIKVNPAAITNQGGSAMLLRDGINANFNTGSNASFSDLLNGYAASFETPVNYDPAAAIDTTGTILAFATGSVGWLEEIRSAATTAGDDKNALLGRTQEALQNVTAVSLDEELALLLDLEQSYKASAKLVAAVDEMIAALLQAAG; encoded by the coding sequence ATGTCGCTTTCAGCAGCAATGAAGACTGCTCAGTCCAGCTTCTCCAACGTGGGCCTGCAATCGGCCGTCGCGTCGAAGAACATTGCCAATGCAAGCAACCCGGCCTATGCCCGCCGCGCGGCGATCCTCGCCACGGCCTCCTCGGGTGCCACCGTGGTCGAAACGCAGCGGGCCCAGAACGAGGCCCTGCTGAAGCAGAACCTGCTCTCGATTTCCAAGGCGGCGGGCCAGGACACCCTCCTGGCCGGCCTCTCCCAGATGAAGATGATGCTCGGCGGCGAGGACTACGAACTCGCCCCGTCCACCTATCTCGCCAAGCTGCGCGACAATCTCCAGACCTTCGCCGACAAGCCGAACGAAGTCTCGCTCGCCGAGACGGTCGTGTCCGATGCCGTCGATGTCGCCAACTCGCTGAACAGCACCTCGCTCGCCTTGCAGAAGATGCGCGCCGAGGCCGATGCGGACATCAACACGGCGGTGGTGGAACTCAACCGCCTGCTCGGCGAATTCCGCACCTACAATGACAAGGTCAAGCAGAGCACGGCCGCCGGCGCGGTGGACAACGATGCGCTCGACCAGCGCGACAAGCTGCTGACCGAGATTTCCGGCATCATCGGCGTCACCACGGTGACGCGCACCAACAACGACCTTGCGCTCTATACCAGCGACGGCACGGTGCTGTTCGAGACGGTGCAGCGCAGCGTGACCTTCGCCCCGACGACGACCTATACGGCGACCGTCGACGGCAACCAGATCCTCATCGACGGCGTGCCGGTACAGGCCGGCGCCGGCGGCAACACCAGCGCGCGCGGCTCGCTGCCCGCCTTGCTGCAGCTGCGTGACCACACCGCGCCGACCTTCCAGTCGCAGCTGGACGAAATGTCCCGCAGCCTCATCAACATGTTCTCCGAGAATGTCGGCGGAACCCGGCTGGACGGCCTCTTCGTGCGCAACGGCGTCGCCGTCGGCGACGACCTCACCGTCGACGCGCTGGTTCCGGGCCTTTCCACCGTCATCAAGGTGAATCCCGCCGCGATCACCAACCAGGGCGGCAGCGCCATGCTGTTGCGCGACGGTATCAACGCCAATTTCAACACCGGCAGCAATGCCAGCTTCTCGGACCTGCTGAACGGTTACGCCGCCTCCTTCGAGACGCCGGTGAACTACGATCCGGCGGCGGCCATCGACACGACAGGCACGATCCTGGCCTTCGCCACCGGTTCGGTCGGCTGGCTGGAAGAGATCCGCAGCGCCGCCACCACGGCGGGCGACGACAAGAACGCGCTGCTCGGCCGCACGCAGGAAGCCCTGCAGAATGTGACCGCCGTCAGCCTCGACGAGGAGCTGGCGCTGCTTCTCGATCTCGAACAGTCCTACAAGGCGTCGGCAAAACTCGTGGCAGCGGTCGATGAGATGATCGCGGCTCTTCTCCAAGCGGCGGGCTAA
- the rem gene encoding transcriptional activator Rem, producing MIVVVDERELVKDGYTSLFGREGVPSTGFDPREFGEWVNTAADSDIDAVEAFLIGQGQLSMELPRAIRDRSQAPVIAVSDTPSLETTLAFFDSGVDDVVRKPVHPREILARAAAIRRRLKALANYTDIGPIRVFSDGRDPEISDEVFPLPRRERRILEYLVANRGRRLSKTQIFNAIYGIFDEDVEENVVESHISKLRKKLRKKLGFDPIDSKRFLGYCIDWQS from the coding sequence ATGATCGTAGTGGTTGATGAGCGCGAGCTCGTTAAAGACGGCTATACTTCTCTTTTTGGTCGCGAGGGCGTGCCCTCGACGGGGTTCGACCCCCGCGAATTCGGCGAGTGGGTCAACACCGCCGCCGATTCGGACATCGATGCGGTCGAGGCGTTCCTGATCGGCCAGGGCCAGCTCTCCATGGAGCTGCCGCGCGCGATCCGCGACCGGTCCCAGGCCCCCGTGATCGCTGTCAGCGACACACCCTCCCTGGAAACCACCCTGGCTTTCTTCGACAGCGGCGTCGACGACGTCGTGCGCAAGCCGGTGCATCCCCGTGAAATCCTGGCCCGTGCGGCGGCCATCCGGCGTCGCCTGAAGGCGCTTGCCAACTACACCGACATCGGCCCGATCCGCGTCTTCTCGGACGGTCGCGATCCGGAAATTTCCGACGAAGTCTTCCCGTTGCCGCGCCGCGAGCGCCGCATCCTGGAATATTTGGTCGCCAACCGCGGCCGCCGTCTTTCCAAGACCCAGATCTTCAACGCGATCTACGGCATCTTCGACGAGGACGTCGAGGAGAACGTCGTGGAAAGCCACATCAGCAAACTCCGCAAGAAACTGCGCAAGAAACTCGGTTTCGATCCGATCGATTCCAAGCGCTTCCTTGGCTACTGCATCGACTGGCAGAGCTGA
- a CDS encoding flagellar hook protein FlgE translates to MSLYGTMRTGVSGMNAQANRLSTVADNIANANTTGYKKASTQFSSLILPTTGGAYNSGGVTTDVRYSISAQGTFTYTNSSTDLAINGKGFFIVQGADGQEYMTRAGAFTPMDDGTLKNSAGFTLMGYPYSSTEDPTIVINGFAGLEEINLASGELNVKASEEGYLHVNLPSNEAHPFSKATSLVAYDSLGNTRKLDFTYSTTATPGLWDLSVTYTDSAGVIHDMLASPSAPVASVAAATKESLTFDTAGKLVTPSDINTSGLTIGGGVLNPLAISIGGGTGGSTQLAASFAAKGDIDGIGPSGVIGYEISDDGIVFLKYENGDMAPKYRIAMANVQSPDNLKPLAGNVYSQSPDSGVVVMGYAGNGGYGTILSGALEDSNVDIAEELTSMIESQRNYTANSKVFQTGSELMEVLVNLKR, encoded by the coding sequence ATGAGCCTCTACGGTACGATGAGAACGGGTGTTTCCGGCATGAATGCCCAGGCCAACCGCCTGAGCACGGTTGCCGACAACATCGCCAATGCGAACACGACGGGCTACAAGAAGGCCTCGACCCAGTTTTCCTCGCTGATCCTGCCCACCACCGGCGGCGCCTACAATTCCGGCGGCGTGACGACGGACGTGCGCTATTCCATTTCGGCGCAAGGCACCTTCACCTACACAAATTCCTCCACGGACCTCGCCATCAACGGCAAGGGCTTCTTCATCGTGCAGGGCGCAGACGGCCAGGAATACATGACCCGCGCCGGCGCCTTCACCCCGATGGATGATGGCACGCTGAAAAACTCCGCCGGCTTCACGCTGATGGGCTATCCCTATTCCTCGACCGAGGATCCGACGATCGTCATCAACGGCTTTGCCGGCCTCGAGGAAATCAACCTTGCTTCGGGCGAGCTGAACGTGAAGGCTTCGGAAGAAGGCTACCTGCACGTCAACCTGCCGTCGAACGAGGCCCATCCCTTCTCGAAGGCGACCTCGCTGGTGGCCTATGACAGCCTCGGCAACACCCGCAAGCTCGACTTCACCTATTCGACGACGGCAACGCCGGGCCTCTGGGACCTGAGTGTCACCTACACGGACTCGGCCGGCGTCATCCACGACATGCTCGCCTCGCCCTCGGCCCCCGTGGCTTCGGTCGCCGCGGCCACGAAGGAGTCGCTGACATTCGACACGGCCGGCAAGCTCGTCACCCCGAGCGACATCAACACGTCCGGCCTGACGATCGGCGGCGGCGTGCTCAATCCGTTGGCAATTTCCATCGGCGGCGGGACGGGCGGCTCGACGCAGCTCGCAGCCTCCTTCGCAGCCAAGGGCGACATCGACGGCATCGGCCCGAGCGGCGTGATCGGTTACGAAATCAGCGACGACGGCATCGTCTTCCTCAAATACGAGAACGGCGACATGGCGCCGAAGTATCGTATCGCGATGGCCAACGTGCAGAGCCCGGACAATCTCAAGCCGCTTGCCGGCAACGTCTATTCTCAGAGCCCGGATTCGGGTGTGGTCGTCATGGGGTATGCCGGCAACGGCGGCTACGGCACCATCCTTTCCGGCGCGCTCGAGGATTCCAACGTCGATATCGCCGAGGAACTGACGAGCATGATCGAGTCGCAGCGTAACTACACGGCGAACTCGAAGGTATTCCAGACCGGCTCGGAACTCATGGAAGTCCTGGTCAATCTGAAGAGATAA